One stretch of Plasmodium vivax chromosome 8, whole genome shotgun sequence DNA includes these proteins:
- a CDS encoding hypothetical protein (encoded by transcript PVX_094230A) — MEDSAGRLKSSLTSFKSHSAKSFDSTFATSFVASTVSLKSVSTPLKSQSAISVNSKSNFSFVDTADSLKSASTPLKSNSSTSLTNSFLLSTVHSVASLGSDSRCSPEAGEAGLNC, encoded by the coding sequence ATGGAAGACTCAGCAGGCAGATTGAAAAGTTCTCTAACATCTTTCAAATCGCACTCTGCAAAATCCTTCGACAGCACATTTGCCACTTCCTTTGTGGCTTCCACAGTCTCCTTGAAGAGCGTCTCAACACCACTCAAGTCACAGTCCGCAATATCCGTAAACAGCAAGTCGAATTTTTCCTTTGTGGATACTGCAGACTCGTTGAAGAGTGCCTCAACACCGCTCAAATCGAACTCTTCCACATCCCTAACCAACAGTTTTTTACTCTCCACCGTGCATTCAGTGGCGTCTCTTGGCAGCGACTCAAGGTGTTCCCCTGAAGCAGGCGAAGCAGGCTTAAACTGTTGA
- a CDS encoding hypothetical protein (encoded by transcript PVX_094235A) has protein sequence MSLDESIRGIVLFVCYSMKAEGMEHLIFFRKNRKKNSSKGRIKVKARVLYRGKVKARVLYRGKVKACLKYKKGVGFISRSLLVVRTRQD, from the coding sequence ATGAGCTTAGATGAATCGATACGCGGAATAGTTTTATTTGTATGCTATTCAATGAAGGCTGAAGGTATGGAgcacctcatttttttcagaaaaaatcGAAAGAAGAATTCGAGTAAGGGAAGGATCAAGGTCAAGGCTAGGGTATTATATAGGGGCAAGGTCAAGGCTAGGGTATTATATAGGGGCAAGGTCAAGGCATGCCTTAAGTACAAGAAAGGGGTTGGGTTTATAAGCAGGTCACTATTAGTAGTAAGAACAAGGCAAGATTAA
- a CDS encoding variable surface protein Vir12/24-related (encoded by transcript PVX_094240A): MGEFLLDIIHLTVYIFDSPPFCIQADVLTELASQEIYTELNKDIAANDDSVTKHCKDLKTKNEDIKTLCKKIERNLNKLNETDKIKDERYRDRCLYFNWWVFDEIYKSFNGNGGKPINTADIDELLLEWNKINYHLMNQDYNKNYQSLLPAGSNAAGGDNNGGSVDSRGRWKPKPPTRLFSNGEFSKYKPCFYNPVCTLDRCKDIKELYDYFKKFEKIKENISTKNEKCEKYNKYLVYIQGLYEKHKKEYNCCDIFWGNLCQDYFKCEKEYDPNNLLRSLKCDSDVSPVQEGEISEDRTTITAGAAESPRPNISTSSEPENQTTYKFLRCKEMKNDILPTYAACREVSAENYHGFDEVFKQEPIIDPFKNSVPKKVAEVAIKEEVPMKSFFDNLNIQSIVENPKYFKTGVSVLLILGIFSISFVYYKCTFALFFFSIHFSLRL, translated from the exons ATGGGAGAATTCCTTTTGGACATAATTCATTTAactgtttatatttttgattctcccccattttgtataCAGGCAGATGTATTGACCGAGTTAGCTTCCCAAGAAATATACACAGAGTTGAATAAAGACATTGCGGCTAATGATGACAGTGTTACTAAGCATTGCAAAGACttaaaaactaaaaatgaagatatcAAAACgctatgtaaaaaaattgagagaAATTTGAATAAATTGAACGAAAcggataaaataaaagatgaaAGGTACAGGGATcgttgtttatattttaattggTGGGTATTTGacgaaatatataaatcctTTAATGGAAATGGGGGAAAACCAATTAACACAGCCGACATTGATGAACTGTTACTGGAAtggaataaaattaattaccaTTTAATGAATCaagattataataaaaactaTCAGTCCCTATTGCCGGCAGGATCTAATGCTGCAGGGGGTGACAATAATGGTGGATCTGTTGACTCTCGGGGTCGTTGGAAACCTAAACCACCTACGAGACTTTTTAGTAATGGCGAATTTAGCAAATACAAACCCTGTTTTTACAATCCTGTATGCACATTAGATAGGTGTAAagatataaaagaattatacgattattttaaaaaatttgaaaaaatcaaGGAAAACATTTCTaccaaaaatgaaaagtgtgagaaatataataaataccTGGTCTACATTCAAGGGTTGTATgagaaacacaaaaaggagtacaACTGCTGTGATATATTTTGGGGAAATCTTTGTCaagattattttaaatgcgAAAAGGAATATGATCCAAATAATCTGTTACGTAGTTTAAAATGTGATAGTGATGTAAGCCCTGTTCAGGAAGGGGAAATCTCAGAAGACAGAACTACCATAACTGCAGGGGCTGCCGAAAGTCCAAGACCTAACATATCTACCAGTTCTGAACCGGAAAATCAAAcaacatataaatttttgagatgtaaagaaatgaaaaatgatattttacCGACCTATGCTGCATGCCGCGAAGTTTCAGCTGAAAATTATCACGGCTTTGATGAAGTATTTAAACAGGAACCTATAATTgacccttttaaaaatagtgtTCCTAAAAAAGTTGCCGAAGTTGCCATAAAGGAGGAGGTTCCCATGAAAAGTTTTTTcgataatttaaatatacagAGTATCGTAGAAAAtcccaaatattttaaaactgGTGTGTCCGTTTTGCTCATATTAGgaatattttccatttcatTCGTATATTATAAG tGCACGTTcgctctattttttttttccattcatttTAGTTTACGCCTTTAG
- a CDS encoding variable surface protein Vir12-like (encoded by transcript PVX_094245A): MGDYSVELWDKVLEDTPLYKKLSDNVSKPSVITDECKTLKITGKKISNELCNKFAKNLQHVYSIADKTEHDNTCDNYKYWIFNQMWKLIGSKKNDPLAKEVIEDFLNIQTSISKKQGKTTCQYHFNYKDYEEFEENLEKMNLKHYFKNYETIKKNASSKDKYDVYHKYVPYIIKLFDKHYEDCGNTVDYYFNDCEPFFEKESDKFNPKDLLPLLEKAKPQAAAAKTKETGAAVQNKGQELNTPGGGDGVHSKGEKLSAGTENPGAGGLEGKDKASRQQASSAVGTGPSDVKVQVKKPEEAPRSPFSFNPFSFWSSSVSSTQQKSANLVAGQGQKAPKELVPPAKGKAGETADPPLKSAPAPKVTGTGKELTTATKLPEAESGRPNPEAAKPVAAKPVATKSAAPEPAREPPVGVKPAAAKHVVVKTEPAVSEPENRRREVSETSGTLHNEAPLSSLPVGGAEQGVHVAQVYNPELASSEVPLAVADTPSAVGTTHEELDSNFFRNIIMAVAVLGTICFLFYYNRSSRLESSLRKKKKKKGKIFEHNYYEEYEKELEMYGSEETFLDSESDRLYLNYHPDQDSYY, from the exons atgggagacTATTCTGTAGAACTATGg GATAAAGTTTTGGAAGATACACCTTTGTATAAAAAGCTAAGTGACAATGTGAGCAAACCGAGTGTGATAACTGATGAGTGTAAAACGTTAAAAATTACCGGTAAAAAGATTAGTAATGAACTCTGTaataaatttgcaaaaaatttgcaacatGTATATAGCATAGCAGATAAGACTGAACATGACAATACTTGTGATAATTACAAATATTGGATATTTAATCAAATGTGGAAATTGATTGGATCAAAAAAGAACGATCCCCTTGCGAAGGAAGTTATAGAAGATTTCTTGAATATTCAAACGAGCATTAGTAAAAAACAGGGTAAAACTACTTGTCaatatcattttaattacaaagaTTACgaagaatttgaagaaaatttagaaaagATGAATTTGAAAcattatttcaaaaattatgaaaCCATTAAAAAGAACGCTAGCTCTAAGGATAAATACGATGTATATCATAAGTACGTACCCTACATTATAAAACTATTTGATAAACATTACGAGGACTGTGGTAATACTGtggattattattttaatgattgtgaacccttttttgaaaaagaaagtgaCAAGTTCAACCCGAAGGATCTCTTACCCTTACTAGAAAAAGCTAAACCCCAAGCAGCAGCTGCTAAAACAAAGGAGACAGGTGCAGCAGTGCAAAATAAAGGACAGGAGCTTAATACACCCGGTGGAGGTGATGGTGTACATtcaaaaggtgaaaaattaAGTGCTGGTACTGAAAATCCTGGAGCGGGTGGATTAGAAGGTAAAGATAAAGCATCGCGTCAACAAGCAAGTAGTGCAGTGGGAACTGGACCCAGTGATGTAAAAGTGCAAGTAAAAAAACCCGAAGAAGCACCTAGATCTCCCTTTTCATTCAatccattttcattttggagTTCCTCAGTTTCTAGTACTCAGCAAAAATCAGCTAATTTAGTAGCCGGTCAAGGCCAAAAGGCACCGAAGGAACTCGTACCGCCAGCTAAAGGAAAGGCTGGGGAAACAGCTGACCCCCCTCTTAAATCAGCGCCTGCTCCCAAAGTAACAGGAACTGGTAAAGAATTAACAACTG CGACAAAGCTTCCAGAAGCAGAATCTGGAAGGCCAAACCCTGAAGCTGCAAAACCTGTAGCGGCAAAGCCTGTAGCGACAAAGTCTGCAGCACCAGAACCTGCAAGGGAACCCCCCGTAGGGGTAAAACCTGCAGCGGCAAAACACGTGGTGGTAAAAACTGAGCCGGCAGTATCTGAGCCGGAAAATCGTCGACGGGAAGTAAGTGAAACGTCAGGAACCTTGCATAATGAAGCACCTTTGAGTTCCCTACCAGTAGGTGGCGCTGAGCAGGGCGTTCATGTAGCGCAAGTTTATAATCCAGAGCTTGCAAGCAGTGAAGTACCTTTGGCCGTTGCTGACACCCCTAGTGCTGTAGGAACTACACATGAAGAGTTAGACTCAAACTTTTTTCGTAACATCATCATGGCCGTTGCAGTACTTGGAACaatttgcttccttttctactACAACAGG TCTTCTCGATTAGAATCAAGTTTacgcaaaaagaaaaagaaaaagggaaagatatttgagcataattactacgaagagtatgaaaaggaGTTAGAAATGTATGGTTCTGAGGAAACGTTTTTAGATTCTGAATCGGATCGattatatttgaattatcacCCTGATCAAGACTCTTACTACTAA